A single genomic interval of Candidatus Latescibacter sp. harbors:
- a CDS encoding DNA methyltransferase produces MGNTLYYGDNLDVLRQHIDSESVDLVYLDPPFKSNQNYNILFKEQDGSRAASQILAFEDTWTWNREDESVFTDLVTADGRVADVMQAFRTFLGPCDMLAYLVMMAPRLIELRRVLKPTGSIYLHCDPTASHYLKLLMDAVLGSDNFLNEIIWSYKRYTAKSNRFQRLHDVILFYGKNNQGIFNEPREEYGAKSGKADSHYKLGDDGQWYRWQKRKGQEPYKVFLSEGRRIGDVWEMPHINASAKERLGYPTQKPEALLERIIKASSNEGNVILDPFCGCGTTIAAAQKLNRNWIGIDITHLAITLIKSRLMDTFSGTVRYNVLGEPVSIPDAAELAASDPYQFQWWALGLVGARPVEQKKGADKGIDGKIIFQGEETGKFETVILSVKAGHTNVAHVRDLRGVVERENAAMGVLISMDDRSGPMKTEAVTAGFYESASWGRKYPKIQLFTIAELLAGKQIDMPPIRQVGMTFKKAPKASSPKVENMKLEFPEDGQ; encoded by the coding sequence ATGGGAAACACGCTCTATTACGGCGACAACCTGGACGTTCTGCGGCAGCACATCGACTCCGAATCCGTTGACCTCGTGTACCTTGACCCGCCCTTCAAAAGCAATCAGAATTACAACATTCTTTTCAAAGAACAGGACGGGAGCCGGGCCGCGTCACAGATACTCGCCTTTGAAGATACCTGGACATGGAATCGGGAGGATGAATCCGTCTTTACCGACCTGGTGACCGCCGACGGTCGTGTTGCCGATGTCATGCAGGCATTCCGCACTTTCCTCGGTCCCTGCGACATGCTCGCTTATCTCGTCATGATGGCGCCGCGCCTGATAGAATTGCGGCGTGTTCTGAAGCCGACCGGGAGCATTTATCTCCATTGCGACCCGACAGCGAGTCATTACTTGAAACTGCTCATGGATGCTGTGCTTGGATCAGACAACTTTCTTAACGAAATCATCTGGAGCTATAAAAGATATACTGCAAAAAGCAACCGATTTCAACGCCTTCATGACGTGATATTGTTTTATGGAAAGAATAACCAGGGAATTTTCAATGAGCCCCGAGAGGAATATGGAGCAAAGTCTGGAAAAGCTGATTCACATTATAAATTGGGTGACGACGGGCAATGGTATCGCTGGCAAAAACGAAAAGGGCAAGAACCATATAAGGTCTTTTTGTCTGAAGGACGCAGAATAGGTGATGTGTGGGAAATGCCGCATATAAATGCTTCAGCCAAGGAGCGTCTCGGCTACCCGACGCAAAAACCAGAAGCTCTCCTCGAACGTATAATCAAGGCATCCTCGAATGAGGGCAACGTTATTCTTGACCCCTTCTGCGGGTGTGGAACCACTATTGCCGCCGCGCAGAAGCTTAACCGCAATTGGATTGGCATTGACATCACACACCTTGCCATAACGCTGATAAAGTCCCGGTTGATGGATACCTTTAGCGGCACGGTTCGCTATAATGTTTTAGGCGAGCCGGTTTCAATTCCTGATGCTGCGGAGTTGGCCGCTTCTGACCCGTATCAATTTCAGTGGTGGGCGCTTGGACTCGTGGGAGCGCGTCCGGTCGAGCAGAAAAAAGGCGCAGACAAAGGCATAGATGGCAAAATTATTTTCCAGGGCGAAGAAACCGGGAAGTTTGAAACGGTCATCCTCTCGGTTAAGGCCGGGCATACGAACGTTGCTCATGTCCGGGATTTGCGCGGCGTTGTGGAACGTGAAAATGCCGCGATGGGCGTTCTGATTTCAATGGACGATCGCTCCGGCCCTATGAAGACCGAAGCGGTCACTGCCGGATTCTATGAGTCAGCGTCCTGGGGACGGAAATACCCGAAGATTCAACTTTTCACCATCGCCGAACTTCTTGCCGGGAAACAAATAGACATGCCGCCGATCCGCCAGGTTGGGATGACATTCAAAAAAGCGCCGAAGGCATCCTCTCCGAAAGTGGAGAATATGAAACTGGAGTTTCCGGAGGATGGTCAATGA